CAGCAGGCTGCGCGGGTGAGCCAGCGAACCGCCTTCTTCCACCTCGGAACCCTGGTGGAATACGGCAATACATCGGCGATTTTCACCAATCCCGATGATCCGCGCACCGAATCCTACATCACCGGCCGCATCGGGTAAGGGAGAGAGCCATGATCGAAACCAAACATATCGTGTCCTCCTTCGACAACGACCTGGAAACGATCCAGGCGCTGGTCATGCGCATGGGCGGGCTGGTCGAAGAGGCGCTGCGCGATGCCAGCATGGCGCTGGAAACCCGCGATGCCGAGCTCGCCGAACGGGTCCGGCAGGGCGATCACGCCATCGACGAGCTGGACGAGCTGGTCAAGACCGACACCGCCAAGGTGCTGGCGCTGCGTTCGCCCTCGGCGACCGACCTGCGCACGGTGCTGACGGTCATCAGCATCTCCAACAGCCTCGAACGCTGCGGCGACCTGGCCAAGAACATCGCCAAGCGGGTTCCGATCCTGGTCGATTCGGGCATGGTCGAGGACAATCGCTCCTCGTTGCGCCGGATGGCGCGGCATGTGGGGGAAATGCTGTCGGATTCGCTCGATTCCTACATCCACCGCGACGTGGACCGCGCCAATGACATCGTGCTGCGCGACGAGGATGCCGATCACATGTACAACGTGATCTTCCGGTCGCTGCTGACCCACATGATGGAGGATCCGCGCAACATCACCGCCGGGATGCACCTGCATTTCATCGCCAAGAACATCGAGCGCATCGGCGACCACGCCACCGCGATCGCCGAACAGACAATGTATCTGGTCACCGGCAACCTGCCCGACGAGGACCGGCCCAAGCGGGACCTGACCGAGGCCGGCACAGCACAGGCGGACGGCTGATGGCGGCGGGCCGTCCGACAGTTCTGGTGGTCGAGGACGAACCGGCGCAGCGCGAGGTGCTGGCCTACAACCTCGAGGCCGAAGGCTTCGCGGTCAACCGTGCCGCCGATGGCGACGAGGCGTTGCTGCAGGTCGAGGAATCGCCGCCCGACGTGATCGTGCTGGACTGGATGCTGCCGGGGGTTTCGGGGATCGAGATCTGCCGGCGGCTGAAGATCCGCCCCGAGATGCGCGGGATACCGGTCATCATGCTGTCGGCCCGTTCGGAAGAGGCCGACCGCGTGCGCGGGCTGGAAACCGGCGCCGACGATTATGTGGTCAAACCCTATTCGGTTGCCGAACTGATCGCGCGGGTCCGCACCCAGCTGCGCCGCAGCCGACCGTCATCGGTGGGGGTTCGGCTCGAATTCGGCGATATCGTGCTCGATTCGGAAACCCACCGGGTCAGCCGGGACGGCAACGAGATCAAGCTCGGGCCGACCGAGTTCCGCCTGCTGTCCACGCTGATGGAGAAACCGGGCCGGGTGTTCAGCCGCGACCAGCTGCTGGATCGGGTCTGGGGCCGCGACATCTATGTGGATACCCGCACCGTGGACGTGCATGTGGGGCGGCTGCGCAAGGCGTTGTGCCGCCATGGCGGCGACGATCCGCTGCGCACGGTGCGCGGCGCGGGCTACGCGCTGGGCTAGGCCGGGGCGTTCAGCGCCACTTGGCCATCGGCGGCAGGCTCATCAGCACGGCGTCGGGGTCGTGGCCCGTCGCCAGCCCGAACTTCGTCCCGCGGTCATAGACCAGGTTGTATTCGGCATAGAGCCCGCGGTGGATTAGCTGCGTGTCCTTGTCCGCGTCGGTCCAGGGCTGCGTCCGGCGGCGCTCGACCAGCGGGACGAAGGCGGGCAGGAAGGCGCGGCCGATATCGCGCGTCAGCGCGAAATCCGCCTGCCAGTCGCCGGTGCAATAATCGTCCATGAAGATACCGCCGACGCCCCGTGCGCGGCCCCGGTGCGGGATGTGGAAATAGTCGTCCGCCCAGT
This is a stretch of genomic DNA from Pukyongiella litopenaei. It encodes these proteins:
- the phoB gene encoding phosphate regulon transcriptional regulator PhoB, giving the protein MAAGRPTVLVVEDEPAQREVLAYNLEAEGFAVNRAADGDEALLQVEESPPDVIVLDWMLPGVSGIEICRRLKIRPEMRGIPVIMLSARSEEADRVRGLETGADDYVVKPYSVAELIARVRTQLRRSRPSSVGVRLEFGDIVLDSETHRVSRDGNEIKLGPTEFRLLSTLMEKPGRVFSRDQLLDRVWGRDIYVDTRTVDVHVGRLRKALCRHGGDDPLRTVRGAGYALG
- the phoU gene encoding phosphate signaling complex protein PhoU: MIETKHIVSSFDNDLETIQALVMRMGGLVEEALRDASMALETRDAELAERVRQGDHAIDELDELVKTDTAKVLALRSPSATDLRTVLTVISISNSLERCGDLAKNIAKRVPILVDSGMVEDNRSSLRRMARHVGEMLSDSLDSYIHRDVDRANDIVLRDEDADHMYNVIFRSLLTHMMEDPRNITAGMHLHFIAKNIERIGDHATAIAEQTMYLVTGNLPDEDRPKRDLTEAGTAQADG